Within Gilvibacter sp. SZ-19, the genomic segment CTTGCATCTTGTTTAACACCAAAAAGCTGTAAGGATGAAATTACTTTTACTCACTTTAGGACTTTTGTTAGTTGCCTTTGCGGGGATCGCCATTAAGATCTGGGCCAAGAAAGACGGCGAATTTGCCGGAACCTGTGCCAGTCAAAACCCCATGCTGAACAAAGAAGGCGAGGCCTGTGGTTTCTGCGGCAAAATGCCGAGCGAATTTGGCAACTGTAACGAAGCTTCCAAGTAATTTACATTGACGCCACTGGGCTACATAGCACTGGGCGTTCTGGCTGTTAATCTGCTGTATTACATTCTTTTTATCTACTTCGGATTTGGTAAAAGTCCGAAACCACAAACTCAAAAAGTATATCCGGTAAGTTTATTGGTTTGTGCCAAGAACGAGGCCGAAAATCTACAGAAGCACATTCCCATTTGGTTAGAACAAGACCATCCGGACTTTGAATTGGTGCTCATCGACGATGCTTCTACCGACGAGACCGCAGCGGTGATCGATCGTTTTTCAGACCTTGACCCTAGGATCACACCGGTTTATGTTAAGGCCAACGAACGCTTTCACAATTCTAAAAAATACGCGCTGACCTTGGGGATCAAAAAAGCCAAACACACCCGACTGATCTTTACAGACGCAGACTGCATCCCGGCTTCTAATGCCTGGCTGAGTGAACTCAGCAGATACTTCAGCTCAGAGAAACATTTGGTATTGGGCTACGGAAAACATCAGAAAAGGGCTGGCCTACTCAATGCATTGATCCGCTATGAAACCTTTATTACCGGCTTGCAATACCTCGCATACGCTCATGCCGGAAAAGCCTATATGGGTGTAGGACGAAATTTGGGCTATACCAAGATCTTATTCGAAAAACAGAAGGGTTTCGCCTCTCACATTCAGCTGCAATCTGGAGACGACGATCTTTTTGTAAATGAAGCTACCACTAGCGAAAACACCACTTATTGCATCGATCCGAAGTGTCACACCTTCTCGGAACCCAAAAAGAGCTTTGGAGATTGGTTCAGACAAAAGCGCAGACATATAAGTACGGCAAACCACTATCGCAGCTTTTTTAAGGCGAGTTTAGGCCTCTACTATCTCGGAAATTTGGCCTTTTGGCTTGTACTGGTCCTGCTCGCGCTTACGCAATGGAAACTCGCACTACTCTACTTTGGTCTGCGCAGCCTGTTACAATGGATATCTTATTGGGGAGCTGCCAAGAAACTAAGGGCCGGTGCCTTGATAGTTGCCGCACCTGTCTTAGAATTATTTCTCATCTGTACGCAATTGAGTATATTTATAACCAACCTGGTAAGCCC encodes:
- a CDS encoding membrane or secreted protein; translation: MKLLLLTLGLLLVAFAGIAIKIWAKKDGEFAGTCASQNPMLNKEGEACGFCGKMPSEFGNCNEASK
- a CDS encoding glycosyltransferase — translated: MTPLGYIALGVLAVNLLYYILFIYFGFGKSPKPQTQKVYPVSLLVCAKNEAENLQKHIPIWLEQDHPDFELVLIDDASTDETAAVIDRFSDLDPRITPVYVKANERFHNSKKYALTLGIKKAKHTRLIFTDADCIPASNAWLSELSRYFSSEKHLVLGYGKHQKRAGLLNALIRYETFITGLQYLAYAHAGKAYMGVGRNLGYTKILFEKQKGFASHIQLQSGDDDLFVNEATTSENTTYCIDPKCHTFSEPKKSFGDWFRQKRRHISTANHYRSFFKASLGLYYLGNLAFWLVLVLLALTQWKLALLYFGLRSLLQWISYWGAAKKLRAGALIVAAPVLELFLICTQLSIFITNLVSPKPTWK